One genomic segment of Ferrimonas sp. YFM includes these proteins:
- a CDS encoding DUF2069 domain-containing protein has translation MVSNSESLGRIALGSYLSCLLYIPLWQLWLAPGSGYSLGFSLMMLVPLFLPLPGMLKGKPYTHAWSGFIACLYLVASLTQLWVAREAFWWPALATVMLLSWLLASSFYARSRGRELGLGLKKKKQ, from the coding sequence ATGGTGAGCAACAGCGAAAGCCTGGGCCGCATCGCCCTGGGCAGCTACCTCAGCTGTCTGCTGTACATTCCCCTCTGGCAACTGTGGCTGGCGCCAGGAAGTGGATACTCCCTGGGGTTCAGCCTGATGATGCTGGTGCCCCTGTTCCTGCCCCTTCCCGGCATGCTCAAGGGGAAACCCTACACCCATGCCTGGTCCGGCTTCATCGCCTGCCTCTATCTGGTGGCCAGCCTGACCCAACTCTGGGTGGCCAGAGAGGCATTCTGGTGGCCAGCCCTGGCCACAGTAATGCTCCTGAGCTGGCTGCTGGCCAGCAGCTTTTACGCCCGCAGCCGCGGCAGAGAACTGGGCCTGGGGCTGAAGAAAAAGAAGCAATAG
- a CDS encoding M48 family metalloprotease produces MIRRFSLTLGAALLSATLGLTAAQAQPELPELGTVASSTLSIDKESQIGDFYMRMLRGQLPIIHDPVMNEYLNDLGNRLVARADNVKTPFTFFLINNNEINAFAFFGGHVGVHTAIIKEADNESELASVLGHEIAHVTQRHLARAIEAQKKTAPATVAGVIGSIILAMASPEAGIAALQSTLAISQQAQINYTRSNEKEADRIGIKTLAAAGFDPNAVPSFFGKMAAKYRFASKPPQMLLTHPLPESRVADARARAALYPYRPVPENLLFHLAKARVQVRYSKLDRDHALFLFDKQAKMGDPVVIDAAHYGKALTLLDMERFDEAEKELKALLTKDPQNLFYLDTAADILLMQKRPKEAISLLRQAQKLRPDNSVIEINLANVLLQTGQLKEARALLEHQILLNKDSVVAYDLLSQVYRKMGLTAERHMVQAELLALSAGYGQAIEQLQYAYRQTRDNPLQKARIDARIKELRKSEQEMKSL; encoded by the coding sequence TGATCAGACGTTTTTCACTTACTCTGGGAGCCGCGCTGCTGAGCGCGACCCTGGGGCTCACCGCAGCCCAGGCTCAACCGGAGCTGCCAGAGCTTGGCACCGTGGCCTCCAGCACACTCTCCATCGACAAGGAGAGTCAGATTGGGGACTTCTATATGCGGATGCTGCGTGGTCAGCTTCCCATCATCCACGATCCTGTGATGAACGAGTACCTTAATGACCTGGGCAACCGGCTGGTGGCCAGGGCAGACAACGTCAAAACCCCTTTTACCTTCTTTCTGATCAACAACAACGAAATCAACGCTTTCGCCTTCTTCGGCGGCCATGTGGGGGTTCACACCGCCATCATCAAGGAGGCGGACAACGAGAGTGAGCTGGCGTCGGTACTGGGGCACGAAATTGCCCACGTGACCCAGCGCCACCTGGCCCGGGCCATTGAAGCCCAGAAGAAGACCGCCCCCGCCACGGTGGCCGGGGTGATTGGTTCCATCATCCTGGCCATGGCCTCCCCGGAAGCGGGCATAGCCGCCCTGCAGTCGACCCTGGCCATCAGCCAGCAGGCGCAGATCAACTACACCCGAAGCAACGAAAAAGAGGCGGACCGCATCGGCATCAAGACCCTGGCGGCCGCCGGTTTCGATCCCAACGCCGTGCCCAGTTTCTTCGGCAAGATGGCGGCCAAATACCGCTTTGCCAGCAAGCCCCCGCAGATGCTGCTGACCCACCCCCTGCCGGAAAGCCGGGTGGCCGACGCCCGCGCCCGGGCTGCCCTCTACCCCTATCGTCCGGTACCGGAGAATCTGCTGTTCCATCTGGCCAAGGCCAGGGTGCAGGTGCGCTACTCCAAGCTAGACAGAGACCACGCCCTGTTCCTGTTCGATAAGCAGGCCAAGATGGGCGACCCTGTGGTCATCGACGCCGCCCATTACGGCAAGGCCCTGACCCTGCTGGACATGGAGCGCTTCGATGAGGCGGAGAAGGAGCTCAAGGCCCTGCTGACCAAAGATCCGCAAAACCTGTTCTACCTGGACACCGCCGCCGACATCCTGCTGATGCAGAAGCGCCCAAAGGAAGCAATCTCCCTGCTGCGCCAGGCACAGAAGCTCAGGCCCGACAACAGCGTCATCGAGATCAACCTAGCCAACGTGCTGCTGCAGACGGGTCAGCTCAAAGAGGCCCGCGCCCTGCTTGAGCACCAGATTCTGCTCAATAAGGACAGCGTGGTGGCCTACGATCTGCTCTCCCAGGTCTACCGCAAGATGGGCCTGACCGCCGAGCGCCATATGGTCCAGGCGGAGCTGCTGGCCCTGTCGGCCGGTTACGGCCAGGCGATTGAACAGCTTCAGTACGCCTACCGCCAGACCCGGGACAATCCGCTGCAGAAGGCACGCATCGATGCCAGAATCAAGGAACTGCGCAAGTCGGAACAGGAGATGAAATCCCTTTGA
- the purN gene encoding phosphoribosylglycinamide formyltransferase: protein MAQQTRIAVVISGSGSNLQAIIDACAEGLVPGQIVGVISNKGEAYGLTRAANAGIEGITLLAEKGESRESYDARLAAQLDALNADLVVLAGFMRILSPGLVQKFAGKMLNIHPSLLPKYTGLNTHQRALDAGDAEHGCSVHFVTEELDGGPVILQAKVPVFEEDTIEALTQRVHTQEHRIYPLVVKWFCEGRLAMNDQGALLDGQLLPEQGYASEE, encoded by the coding sequence ATGGCACAGCAGACCCGAATCGCCGTTGTCATCTCCGGCAGCGGCAGCAACCTCCAGGCGATCATCGATGCCTGCGCCGAAGGTCTGGTTCCCGGCCAGATCGTCGGCGTCATCAGCAATAAGGGCGAGGCCTATGGCCTCACCCGCGCAGCCAACGCCGGCATCGAAGGGATCACCCTGCTCGCCGAGAAGGGAGAAAGCCGGGAGTCCTACGACGCCCGCCTGGCCGCCCAACTGGATGCACTGAATGCAGACCTGGTGGTCCTGGCTGGCTTTATGAGAATTCTGAGCCCTGGGCTGGTGCAGAAGTTTGCAGGGAAGATGCTTAACATCCACCCCTCCCTGCTGCCCAAGTACACAGGTCTCAACACCCACCAGCGAGCCCTGGACGCCGGCGATGCCGAGCACGGCTGCTCGGTCCACTTTGTGACCGAGGAGCTCGACGGAGGACCGGTGATCCTCCAGGCCAAGGTGCCGGTGTTTGAAGAGGACACCATAGAGGCGCTGACTCAACGGGTGCATACCCAGGAGCACCGCATCTATCCTTTGGTGGTCAAATGGTTTTGTGAGGGACGCCTGGCCATGAACGACCAGGGTGCCCTTCTGGATGGTCAACTGTTGCCCGAACAGGGGTACGCCAGCGAGGAGTGA
- a CDS encoding DUF2066 domain-containing protein, producing MKRLAFLLPLLFCSSALAVEVANLYQAQVQVEGRERAERQQKIPDALMQTLVRLTGDDAVAEDPRMKGMLGNPTRFVSSFGYGGDPLTLTIQFDGSLLVKEMQQRQLPVWGKQRPLTLGWVALEDEQGERQLMSEQLDAQMLEAWREQSELRGLPLSLPLMDLEDAIRVGLNDVWGFFVDPVAEASERYQADFFMLARVWPGTEGWYYALALYPYQQGDQADRYGFGSVRRSVMQKSGQAEGLEQGLMALQRELAGYYARRYATVASEEEAQKQLVFEIQGSMSELVAVERYLRGLSAIASLQVTALQDRQVSFAVELVGSADALAQILELEPRVETLVSDDEMVTQTRYRWIGDQ from the coding sequence GTGAAACGACTCGCTTTTTTACTGCCTCTGCTGTTCTGCTCATCCGCCCTAGCGGTGGAGGTGGCCAACCTCTATCAGGCCCAGGTTCAGGTGGAAGGACGTGAGCGTGCCGAGCGCCAGCAGAAGATTCCCGATGCCCTGATGCAGACTCTGGTGCGACTGACCGGAGATGACGCCGTAGCCGAGGACCCCCGCATGAAGGGGATGCTGGGCAACCCCACCCGCTTTGTCTCCAGCTTTGGCTATGGCGGCGATCCCCTGACCCTGACCATCCAGTTCGATGGCTCGCTGCTGGTGAAAGAGATGCAGCAGCGACAACTGCCGGTGTGGGGCAAGCAGCGGCCCCTGACCCTGGGGTGGGTTGCCCTGGAGGATGAGCAGGGGGAGCGTCAGCTGATGTCAGAACAGCTGGACGCCCAGATGCTGGAGGCCTGGCGCGAGCAGTCCGAGTTGCGTGGCCTGCCCCTGTCCCTGCCGTTGATGGATCTTGAGGATGCCATCCGGGTGGGCCTCAATGACGTCTGGGGCTTTTTTGTGGACCCTGTGGCCGAGGCCAGTGAGCGATACCAGGCGGATTTCTTTATGCTGGCCAGGGTCTGGCCCGGTACCGAAGGCTGGTATTACGCCCTGGCCCTCTACCCCTATCAGCAGGGAGACCAGGCCGACCGCTATGGTTTTGGCAGCGTCCGCCGCAGTGTGATGCAGAAAAGCGGACAGGCCGAAGGGCTGGAGCAGGGGCTGATGGCCCTGCAACGGGAACTGGCCGGCTACTACGCCCGTCGTTACGCCACCGTGGCCAGCGAAGAGGAAGCCCAGAAACAGCTGGTGTTCGAGATTCAGGGCAGCATGTCCGAGCTGGTTGCCGTCGAGCGTTATCTGCGTGGCCTGAGTGCCATCGCCAGCCTGCAGGTGACCGCTTTGCAGGACCGTCAGGTGAGCTTTGCCGTTGAACTGGTGGGCTCCGCCGATGCCCTGGCGCAGATTCTCGAGCTGGAGCCTCGGGTGGAAACCCTGGTGTCTGACGATGAAATGGTCACTCAGACCCGATATCGCTGGATCGGCGATCAGTGA
- a CDS encoding flagellinolysin — MRIATNTTSMFTNQLLQRSSSGVASSMERMSSGLRINSAKDDAAGLQITNRLTSQINGLNVAIKNASDAISMAQTAEGAVQEVTESLFRIRDLSLQAANGSNSDEDRKALQKEAAALLEEIDRTNTTTSFGGKRLFKETDASRVDPVEREIVSKLANSWLKESEDLIKDKLGIDGKNTTLKIDLEHMDGPGGTAASVSSLVAGSTAYNQVMTIDLDDFGAGAGGGSLELDETILHEMVHAIQGANFDKWGSTATWFKEGSAEVMRGADDRLSADIANNGGGATGIGAIWTQLKADVASTANPGTAIETAAAYSGGYVVNRYIDHELGGGGLKAVNTAMAGGATLDAALNTASGGRWTDVNALFAELDGAGGGGAATKFEEFINTQMNLSNADNGSLAGFDVTGSGPELDNVMQGVTGDGSGAASFDEYFVSGDDDNDDSDFAPGSYDPTGIGATEVALADYAPEIGEGEGGYQIAAQVGANAHEEITFNLGSFGTKYLGLDRVDLTKDPQSAIEAVDDALKIVDSSRASLGATVNRLEHTISNLTNITENTSASRSRIRDTDMAKESSKLAKQQVLQQSASAMLAQANQLPSAALSLL; from the coding sequence GTGCGAATTGCCACAAATACGACATCGATGTTCACCAACCAGTTGCTGCAACGCAGCAGCAGTGGTGTTGCGTCGTCGATGGAGAGGATGTCGTCTGGGCTAAGAATCAACTCGGCAAAGGACGATGCGGCCGGGTTGCAGATTACCAATAGGCTAACCTCGCAAATTAATGGGCTTAATGTCGCGATTAAGAATGCATCTGATGCCATCTCGATGGCGCAAACTGCAGAGGGCGCCGTTCAGGAGGTGACCGAGTCCCTGTTTCGTATCCGTGACCTTAGCTTGCAAGCGGCGAACGGCTCGAACAGTGATGAGGACAGGAAAGCGCTTCAGAAAGAGGCGGCCGCTCTGTTGGAGGAGATTGACCGAACCAACACCACCACCTCGTTTGGTGGCAAAAGGTTGTTCAAGGAAACCGATGCTTCCCGGGTGGATCCTGTGGAGAGGGAGATCGTCAGTAAGCTTGCCAACAGCTGGCTGAAAGAGTCTGAGGACTTGATTAAGGATAAGCTGGGTATTGATGGCAAGAACACCACGCTGAAGATCGACCTTGAGCATATGGATGGGCCTGGTGGAACGGCGGCCAGTGTTTCCTCCCTGGTTGCGGGCAGTACCGCCTATAACCAGGTGATGACCATTGATCTTGACGATTTTGGCGCCGGTGCCGGTGGAGGCAGTCTCGAGTTGGATGAAACCATCCTTCACGAGATGGTGCACGCTATTCAAGGGGCGAACTTCGATAAATGGGGAAGCACTGCGACCTGGTTTAAAGAGGGCAGCGCCGAGGTGATGCGTGGGGCCGACGACAGGTTGAGTGCGGATATCGCCAATAATGGTGGCGGTGCCACAGGCATTGGCGCCATCTGGACTCAGCTCAAAGCGGATGTGGCCAGTACAGCCAACCCGGGCACGGCCATTGAAACGGCAGCCGCCTATTCCGGCGGTTATGTGGTCAACCGCTACATTGACCATGAGCTGGGTGGTGGTGGACTGAAGGCGGTCAACACGGCCATGGCTGGCGGTGCCACCCTGGACGCGGCCCTTAACACCGCTTCCGGAGGCCGATGGACCGACGTCAATGCTCTGTTCGCTGAGCTCGATGGCGCAGGTGGCGGTGGTGCGGCGACCAAGTTTGAGGAGTTCATCAATACCCAGATGAATCTCTCCAATGCCGACAATGGCTCATTGGCCGGTTTCGATGTGACTGGCAGTGGCCCAGAGCTGGACAATGTGATGCAGGGTGTCACCGGAGATGGCAGCGGTGCGGCCTCCTTCGATGAGTACTTTGTGTCCGGTGACGATGACAACGACGACAGCGACTTTGCCCCGGGCAGTTATGACCCGACGGGTATCGGCGCGACGGAAGTTGCTCTGGCTGACTATGCTCCGGAGATCGGTGAGGGAGAGGGTGGGTATCAGATTGCTGCCCAGGTTGGCGCCAATGCCCATGAGGAGATTACCTTCAACCTCGGCAGCTTTGGCACCAAGTATCTGGGATTGGACAGAGTCGATCTGACCAAGGACCCTCAATCGGCCATCGAAGCGGTGGATGATGCGCTCAAGATTGTTGATTCGTCACGGGCCTCATTGGGGGCAACGGTGAACCGCCTGGAGCACACCATCTCCAACTTGACCAATATCACCGAGAACACCTCGGCCAGTCGTTCCCGAATTCGGGATACGGACATGGCAAAAGAGTCCTCGAAACTGGCCAAGCAACAGGTGCTGCAACAGTCCGCCTCGGCGATGTTGGCTCAGGCCAATCAGCTGCCGTCTGCGGCATTGTCTCTGCTGTAA
- the upp gene encoding uracil phosphoribosyltransferase: MKVTEVKHPLIQHKLGLMREADVSTKRFRELAKEVAALLTYEATSDFETESVEIDGWNGPITVNQIKGKKVTVVPILRAGLGMMDGVLEHIPAAKVSVVGIYRDEETLEPVPYFEKLVSNIDERIALVVDPMLATGGSMISTLDLLKKRGCTSIKVLVLVAAPEGLKALEEAHPDIELFTASVDECLNEKGYILPGLGDAGDKIFGTK; this comes from the coding sequence ATGAAAGTCACTGAGGTCAAGCACCCGCTGATTCAACATAAACTGGGCTTGATGCGTGAAGCTGATGTCAGCACTAAGCGCTTCCGTGAGCTGGCAAAAGAGGTTGCCGCTCTGCTGACCTACGAAGCGACCTCCGATTTTGAGACCGAGTCCGTGGAGATCGACGGCTGGAACGGCCCCATCACCGTTAACCAGATTAAGGGTAAGAAAGTGACCGTGGTGCCCATCCTGCGTGCAGGCCTGGGCATGATGGATGGCGTTCTGGAGCACATCCCTGCCGCCAAGGTGTCCGTTGTGGGCATCTACCGTGATGAAGAGACCCTGGAGCCTGTGCCTTACTTCGAGAAGCTGGTCTCCAACATCGATGAGCGTATCGCTCTGGTTGTGGATCCCATGCTGGCCACCGGCGGTTCCATGATCTCCACTCTGGATCTGCTGAAGAAGCGCGGTTGTACCAGCATCAAGGTTCTGGTTCTGGTTGCGGCTCCCGAGGGCCTGAAGGCTCTGGAGGAGGCTCACCCGGATATCGAACTGTTCACCGCTTCCGTGGATGAGTGCCTCAACGAGAAGGGCTACATTCTCCCGGGACTGGGTGACGCCGGGGACAAGATCTTCGGAACCAAGTGA
- a CDS encoding uracil-xanthine permease family protein, producing the protein MQQQAVTAGAAPVPATWRQVVAGTQMLFVAFGALVLVPLLTGLNVNVALFTAGVGTLLFQLVTKRSVPVFLASSFAFIAPISYGVAQWGVSATMGGLMAAGLVYVVLSQVARAGGMEAINKLLPPVVVGPVIMVIGLTLAPVAVNMALGMQGDNQAYETGLALSIALPTLITALVVAVMGKGMLRLLPILSAVVVGYSLSWFAGIIDFSGVAAAPWFAMPDFTTPSFHWEAILFLIPVAIAPAVEHIGDMLAISNVTGKNYVKKPGLHRTLLGDGVATMAAASLGGPPNTTYSEVTGAVMLTRNYDPKVMTWAAVSAILLAMVGKFGAILATVPTVVMGGIMILLFGSIAAVGMSSMINNKVDVSEPRNLVIVAVTLVFGIGGMTIKMGEFTLQGIALCAVVAILLNLVLPKNFGHEDEA; encoded by the coding sequence ATGCAGCAGCAAGCTGTTACGGCCGGGGCTGCGCCTGTCCCGGCAACCTGGCGACAGGTGGTCGCCGGTACCCAGATGCTTTTCGTGGCCTTTGGTGCCCTGGTTCTGGTTCCCCTCCTTACCGGTCTGAATGTCAACGTTGCCCTGTTCACCGCCGGTGTGGGCACCCTGTTGTTCCAACTGGTGACCAAGCGTTCGGTTCCCGTATTCCTGGCTTCCTCCTTTGCCTTCATTGCCCCCATCTCCTATGGCGTGGCCCAGTGGGGCGTCTCGGCCACCATGGGTGGCCTGATGGCGGCCGGCCTGGTGTATGTGGTGCTGTCTCAGGTGGCCCGTGCCGGTGGCATGGAAGCGATCAACAAGTTGCTGCCTCCGGTGGTCGTGGGTCCGGTGATCATGGTGATTGGTCTGACTCTGGCCCCTGTGGCGGTGAACATGGCTCTGGGGATGCAAGGGGACAATCAGGCCTATGAGACTGGCTTGGCGCTGTCTATTGCCCTGCCTACCCTGATTACTGCCCTTGTGGTGGCGGTGATGGGCAAGGGGATGCTGCGTCTGCTGCCGATTCTGTCTGCGGTGGTGGTGGGGTACAGCCTCTCCTGGTTTGCCGGCATCATCGACTTCAGCGGCGTGGCCGCTGCGCCCTGGTTTGCCATGCCTGACTTCACCACGCCGAGCTTCCACTGGGAAGCGATTCTGTTCCTGATCCCGGTGGCCATTGCCCCGGCGGTGGAGCACATCGGTGACATGCTGGCCATCAGCAATGTGACCGGCAAAAACTACGTGAAGAAGCCGGGCCTGCACCGTACCCTGCTGGGCGATGGTGTGGCCACCATGGCCGCCGCCAGCCTGGGCGGACCACCAAACACCACCTACTCTGAGGTGACCGGTGCGGTGATGCTGACCCGCAACTACGACCCCAAGGTGATGACCTGGGCGGCGGTGAGCGCCATCCTGCTGGCCATGGTGGGTAAGTTCGGTGCCATCCTGGCCACGGTGCCCACCGTGGTGATGGGCGGCATCATGATCCTGCTGTTCGGCTCCATTGCAGCAGTGGGCATGAGCTCGATGATCAACAACAAGGTGGACGTGTCCGAGCCCCGTAACCTGGTGATTGTGGCGGTGACCCTGGTGTTCGGCATTGGCGGCATGACCATTAAGATGGGTGAGTTCACCCTGCAGGGTATCGCCCTGTGCGCCGTGGTGGCCATCCTGCTGAACCTGGTATTGCCAAAGAACTTCGGTCACGAAGACGAGGCCTGA
- the arsC gene encoding arsenate reductase (glutaredoxin) (This arsenate reductase requires both glutathione and glutaredoxin to convert arsenate to arsenite, after which the efflux transporter formed by ArsA and ArsB can extrude the arsenite from the cell, providing resistance.): protein MTQTTRIWHNPRCSKSRQTLALLEEQGVTPQVYEYLKQAPSETELRQILEMLGLTPRQLMRTKEAEYKEQNLADAGDDALIAAMLSTPKLIERPIVVHGNRAAIGRPPEQVLEILK, encoded by the coding sequence ATGACCCAAACGACCCGCATCTGGCACAACCCCCGCTGCTCCAAGAGCCGTCAAACGCTGGCCCTGTTGGAGGAGCAGGGGGTCACCCCTCAAGTGTATGAGTACCTGAAACAGGCCCCCTCGGAAACGGAACTGCGTCAGATTCTGGAGATGCTAGGGCTGACTCCCCGCCAGCTGATGCGCACCAAGGAAGCGGAATACAAGGAGCAGAACCTGGCCGATGCCGGAGATGACGCCCTGATCGCCGCCATGCTCAGCACCCCCAAACTGATTGAGCGCCCCATCGTGGTCCATGGCAACCGAGCCGCCATCGGCCGTCCCCCTGAGCAGGTGCTGGAGATCCTCAAATAA
- the purM gene encoding phosphoribosylformylglycinamidine cyclo-ligase, whose product MNKADSLSYKDAGVDIDAGNALVDNIKSAVKRTHRPEVRGGLGGFGALCALPEKYNKPLLVSGTDGVGTKLRLAMDYNGHGTVGVDLVAMCVNDLIVQGAEPLFFLDYYATGKLSVDTATQVVSGIADGCEQAGCALIGGETAEMPGMYEGEDYDLAGFCVGVVEEADVIDGSLVAPGDALIALGSSGPHSNGYSLIRKVLERVDNPQEQTIGGQPLIQTLLAPTRIYVKPVLKLLEQHKVHAISHITGGGFWENIPRVLPDNAQAVIDGNSWQWPEVFNWLQQVGNIDQHEMYRTFNCGVGLVIALPQSEAEAAVALLKAEGENAWLLGNIDARGDDQPQVVIA is encoded by the coding sequence GTGAACAAAGCCGATTCCCTCAGCTACAAAGACGCCGGTGTCGACATCGATGCCGGTAACGCCCTGGTAGACAACATTAAGTCTGCGGTAAAGCGTACCCATCGCCCGGAAGTGCGCGGCGGCCTGGGCGGCTTTGGCGCCCTGTGCGCTCTGCCCGAGAAATATAACAAGCCCCTTCTGGTCTCCGGCACCGATGGCGTAGGCACCAAGCTGCGCCTGGCCATGGACTACAACGGTCATGGCACCGTCGGCGTGGACCTGGTGGCCATGTGCGTCAACGACCTGATTGTGCAGGGTGCCGAGCCCCTGTTCTTCCTGGATTACTACGCCACAGGCAAACTCTCCGTGGACACCGCCACCCAGGTGGTTTCCGGCATCGCCGATGGTTGTGAACAGGCAGGCTGTGCCCTCATCGGTGGTGAGACCGCCGAGATGCCCGGCATGTACGAAGGGGAAGACTACGACCTGGCCGGCTTCTGTGTCGGCGTGGTTGAAGAGGCCGACGTCATCGACGGCAGCCTGGTGGCCCCAGGTGACGCCCTTATCGCCCTGGGCTCCAGCGGCCCGCACTCCAACGGCTACTCTCTGATCCGCAAGGTACTGGAGCGGGTGGACAACCCACAGGAGCAGACCATCGGTGGTCAACCTCTGATCCAGACCCTGCTGGCCCCGACCCGCATCTACGTCAAGCCCGTGCTGAAACTGCTGGAGCAGCACAAGGTGCACGCCATCTCCCACATCACCGGTGGCGGCTTCTGGGAGAACATTCCCCGAGTCCTGCCTGACAATGCCCAGGCGGTGATCGACGGCAACTCCTGGCAGTGGCCAGAAGTGTTCAACTGGCTGCAGCAGGTGGGCAACATCGACCAGCACGAGATGTACCGTACCTTCAACTGTGGCGTCGGCCTGGTGATCGCCCTGCCTCAATCCGAGGCAGAGGCCGCCGTGGCCCTGCTGAAAGCGGAAGGGGAAAACGCCTGGCTGCTGGGCAACATCGATGCCCGCGGCGATGACCAACCCCAGGTGGTGATCGCTTAA
- the hda gene encoding DnaA inactivator Hda, whose amino-acid sequence MQSNSPIQLSLPVHLPDDETFGSYYPAANQQLLEAIRQVAEGKGETVTYLWGQAKSGRTHLLHAACAHARELERQAFYLPLGIHASMSPAVLDGLEEISLVCLDDIDQLARNPFWEEAVFDLYNRIKERGDCKLIVSASCPAGQAGFLLPDLVSRLNWGVHYQVQSLTDEEKLTALQRRAKARGLELPEDVGRFMLTRLARDLRTLFDVLDRLDKASMQAQRRLTIPFVKETLHL is encoded by the coding sequence GTGCAATCGAATTCACCCATTCAGCTCTCCCTGCCTGTACATCTGCCGGACGATGAGACCTTCGGCAGTTACTACCCGGCGGCCAACCAGCAGTTACTGGAGGCGATTCGTCAGGTGGCCGAGGGCAAAGGGGAGACCGTCACCTACCTGTGGGGGCAGGCCAAGTCCGGCCGTACCCATCTGCTGCATGCCGCCTGCGCCCACGCCCGGGAGCTGGAACGGCAGGCGTTCTACCTCCCCCTGGGAATCCACGCCAGCATGTCGCCTGCGGTGCTCGATGGGCTGGAGGAGATCTCGCTGGTCTGTCTGGATGACATCGATCAGCTGGCCCGAAATCCCTTCTGGGAGGAGGCGGTGTTTGATCTGTACAACAGGATCAAGGAGCGCGGTGACTGCAAGCTGATTGTGTCCGCCAGTTGTCCCGCCGGCCAGGCCGGGTTCCTGCTGCCGGATCTGGTGTCCAGGTTGAACTGGGGGGTGCATTACCAGGTGCAGTCCCTGACCGACGAGGAGAAGCTGACGGCACTGCAGCGCCGGGCCAAGGCACGGGGACTGGAGTTGCCCGAAGATGTGGGCCGCTTTATGCTCACCAGACTGGCACGGGACCTGCGCACCCTGTTTGATGTGCTGGACAGGCTGGACAAAGCCTCCATGCAGGCTCAGCGTCGACTGACCATCCCCTTCGTCAAGGAGACCCTGCACCTCTAG